In the genome of candidate division WOR-3 bacterium, one region contains:
- a CDS encoding beta-propeller fold lactonase family protein, with protein MGKLSLIILISCIALCTAQWLENTIYVPDEFSGVLFPKTLAYNAINNKVYVAGLAGYAVVVIDGMTDSKIARINTGSQIFALCWNWVNNKVYTANYTNQTITIIDGPTNMVITEIPVGNRRPLAFTYNATNNKIYCANEGDSPIINGTLSIIDGACDSLIRNILIGKGPQRLVWNATNNKVYCTNFYSGFVSVIDGNTDSVIKTIGVGSSPSAIVWNATNNKVYCTNRNSNTVSVIDCVTDAVIKTIPVGNGPDALCWNETNNRIYCANSNSNTVSVIDCNSDSVIATITVGSGPCVLLWNPTNNKVYAGSKNSDYVTIIDGVTNAVIRLIPLSDDPTALCYNPVNNKVYCAYGDIGMVSEPFEASNVTIIDGSSDSILTDIVVGVRPFALVWNATMNKLYCANGNSKIMSAIDCGINAVIKNIIVDGPFQTIIPYGLVWNSTNNKIYFANYHANAVTVIDCLTDSVITNISVGIHPNALVWNSTNNKIYCSNEGSNTVSVIDCASDTVIKNIVVGNYPYALIWVTPTNKIYSSATGDYYISVIDGTSDSLIKNIAVARRHGTLGWNPVNNKIYCGNLDSGYVTVIDGNYDTVLTRIVVGGKPDIFAYNCSNNKIYWGDVWESRVIIIDGAGDSVVTTYDLEPYNNPLPMVWDSISNKIYVADGSNEVYVIDGLTDSIIEVITVGVWPCGIAWNFIQGKIYVANFFSSSISVIGDLGIEEISKLDLKDKILEVYPNPFRNHCLIKFQIPNPNDQTNYNSQIPNHFEIRNPKSEMSLKIYDVAGRVVKSFNPESGILNHASGIIWSGNDNSGRRLPAGVYFVRLDTGGYSSTKKVILIE; from the coding sequence ATGGGTAAGTTGTCGCTTATAATATTAATAAGTTGTATTGCGCTTTGTACTGCTCAATGGTTGGAAAATACTATATATGTTCCAGATGAATTTAGCGGAGTTCTTTTTCCCAAGACTTTAGCATATAACGCAATAAACAACAAAGTATATGTCGCAGGACTTGCGGGCTATGCGGTTGTAGTAATTGATGGTATGACAGACTCAAAGATTGCAAGAATCAATACCGGCTCGCAGATTTTTGCCCTTTGCTGGAATTGGGTGAATAACAAAGTATACACGGCCAATTATACCAACCAAACCATAACCATAATTGATGGTCCAACAAATATGGTTATAACTGAAATTCCTGTGGGAAATCGTCGACCCTTGGCATTTACTTATAATGCTACGAATAATAAAATCTATTGCGCTAATGAAGGGGATTCTCCGATAATAAACGGAACGCTATCAATAATTGATGGGGCTTGCGATTCGTTAATAAGAAATATTTTGATCGGAAAAGGTCCGCAGCGTTTGGTCTGGAATGCAACAAATAATAAAGTCTATTGCACAAATTTTTACAGCGGTTTTGTATCGGTAATTGATGGAAATACTGATTCAGTAATTAAAACAATCGGTGTAGGCAGTTCGCCATCAGCAATCGTATGGAATGCTACCAACAATAAGGTGTACTGTACTAACAGAAATAGCAATACGGTCAGTGTTATTGATTGTGTAACGGATGCGGTTATCAAGACTATTCCTGTCGGAAATGGACCTGATGCATTATGCTGGAATGAGACGAATAACAGGATTTATTGTGCCAATAGTAATAGCAATACAGTATCGGTCATTGATTGCAATAGTGATTCAGTGATAGCGACGATAACAGTTGGAAGTGGACCCTGTGTTCTATTATGGAATCCAACCAATAATAAGGTTTATGCGGGTAGTAAGAATAGTGATTATGTGACGATAATTGATGGCGTAACGAATGCAGTGATTAGATTAATTCCGCTAAGTGATGACCCCACAGCTTTGTGTTATAATCCTGTAAACAATAAAGTCTATTGTGCGTATGGAGATATAGGAATGGTGTCGGAACCTTTTGAGGCGAGTAACGTTACAATTATTGATGGTTCAAGTGATTCAATTCTTACCGATATTGTTGTAGGCGTTAGACCATTTGCTTTGGTATGGAATGCAACGATGAATAAACTTTATTGTGCGAATGGCAATAGCAAGATAATGAGTGCTATTGATTGTGGAATTAATGCGGTGATAAAGAATATAATAGTGGATGGACCATTTCAGACTATCATTCCATATGGTCTGGTTTGGAATTCAACAAATAATAAAATATATTTTGCTAATTACCATGCAAACGCAGTGACAGTGATTGATTGTCTTACAGATTCAGTTATAACCAACATTTCTGTAGGGATTCACCCTAATGCTCTGGTTTGGAACTCAACCAACAATAAGATCTATTGTAGTAATGAAGGTAGTAATACGGTATCTGTTATTGATTGTGCAAGTGACACCGTAATAAAAAATATCGTCGTTGGCAATTATCCATATGCTCTAATATGGGTGACTCCAACAAACAAAATTTATAGCAGTGCAACTGGAGATTATTATATATCTGTAATTGATGGAACAAGTGATTCTCTGATAAAGAATATCGCTGTAGCAAGGCGACATGGAACTTTAGGTTGGAATCCCGTAAACAACAAAATCTATTGTGGAAATCTTGATAGTGGGTATGTTACAGTCATTGACGGTAATTACGATACTGTTCTTACAAGAATTGTAGTAGGTGGGAAACCCGACATCTTTGCCTATAATTGCAGCAATAATAAAATCTATTGGGGTGATGTTTGGGAAAGCAGAGTGATTATAATTGATGGTGCAGGCGATTCAGTGGTAACGACCTATGATTTAGAACCTTATAATAACCCGCTCCCAATGGTCTGGGATTCGATCAGTAACAAAATTTATGTTGCTGATGGTAGCAATGAGGTGTATGTGATTGATGGTTTAACAGATTCAATAATAGAAGTAATAACGGTTGGAGTTTGGCCCTGTGGTATTGCCTGGAACTTTATTCAAGGCAAAATTTATGTAGCAAATTTCTTTTCCTCCAGTATTTCGGTGATTGGTGATTTAGGAATAGAAGAAATTTCAAAATTGGATTTGAAGGACAAAATATTAGAGGTTTATCCGAATCCATTCAGGAATCACTGCTTGATTAAATTCCAAATCCCAAATCCCAATGACCAAACAAATTATAATTCCCAAATTCCAAACCATTTCGAAATCCGCAATCCGAAATCCGAAATGTCTTTAAAGATCTATGATGTTGCAGGTCGTGTTGTAAAATCCTTTAATCCTGAATCCGGTATCCTGAATCATGCATCAGGTATCATCTGGTCTGGTAATGATAATTCTGGTCGCAGACTCCCTGCAGGTGTTTATTTTGTGAGATTGGATACGGGTGGCTACTCATCAACAAAGAAGGTCATTTTGATAGAGTAG